Proteins encoded together in one Nitrosopumilus sp. window:
- a CDS encoding acyl-CoA thioesterase, with protein MEKNPTIREKSPSESHAEVIVRMFPSDANPAGNVFGGEILKHIDMVAGIVAQRHSQSNAVTVSMDSVNFLKPVFVGNVLKLNARINYVHNSSMEIEVKAEAEDIVTGIRTITGTAFVTFVALDKNGKPMHVPKLSLKTDEDRTKFEEGKLRMEKRLKNRKK; from the coding sequence ATGGAAAAAAATCCTACAATTCGAGAAAAAAGTCCTTCTGAGTCACATGCCGAAGTTATAGTTAGGATGTTTCCATCTGATGCCAATCCAGCAGGAAATGTCTTTGGTGGTGAAATTTTAAAACACATTGATATGGTGGCAGGTATTGTTGCACAAAGACATTCCCAATCTAATGCTGTTACTGTCTCAATGGACAGTGTTAATTTCTTAAAACCTGTTTTTGTAGGAAATGTTCTCAAACTAAATGCCAGAATTAATTATGTTCACAACTCTTCTATGGAAATTGAAGTCAAAGCTGAAGCAGAAGACATAGTTACGGGTATTAGAACAATTACTGGCACTGCATTTGTAACATTTGTTGCACTTGATAAAAATGGAAAACCAATGCATGTTCCAAAATTATCTCTAAAAACAGATGAAGATAGAACCAAATTTGAAGAAGGTAAATTACGAATGGAAAAGAGATTAAAAAATCGTAAAAAATAA